One genomic region from Microcoleus sp. AS-A8 encodes:
- a CDS encoding helix-turn-helix domain-containing protein — protein MTSPRPLGQQELELIRLYANCQLGMSPRTFEAKWNVTRSQMAAICQCSLATVQRWFERGSNFSPPTRYHLRYLALADLFIEHFEEIPDRLKALLCPVSNSQG, from the coding sequence ATGACATCTCCTCGTCCCCTCGGACAACAAGAACTAGAGTTAATTCGTCTCTACGCCAACTGCCAGTTAGGGATGTCTCCCCGTACCTTTGAAGCCAAGTGGAACGTTACGCGATCGCAAATGGCAGCTATCTGTCAATGCTCCCTCGCCACAGTCCAACGCTGGTTTGAGCGAGGAAGTAACTTTTCGCCACCGACTCGATACCACTTGCGCTACTTAGCACTCGCAGATTTATTTATCGAGCATTTTGAAGAAATTCCCGACAGATTAAAAGCTCTCTTATGCCCTGTGTCCAATAGTCAAGGCTAA
- a CDS encoding DUF262 domain-containing protein produces the protein MPNLSTEERFRVVRSIPLLLPTSSTNKDMTSISTFDITKEPLLDLLRDIQQGKIQLVDFQRSWCWDEERIERVIASVSLGFPVGAVMLLQQGNPDVKFKPRLVESLNLAHPPVPTALILDGQQRLTSLFMSLLSDQPVRIDRGKRYPPEQRWYYIDIAQALDYPHTDRRDAIWGLTVDKKLYRPGQPVIDCSAPKKEFELGLFPISQVFNFPQWRSQYCKYWHYDPQRLALIDEFEATVIKKFEHYQMGLFVLRAELPKEAVCYIFEENNKRQCELTQFDLLTSSFAATDFDLRSDWIAIEKRFSSHRVLRLLKPTDFLQAIALMGNYARRVQAQQQGCHPERLPGVACNRQDVLGLELAQYQHWMEPISAAFEEVARFLHTQAIFDANDLPYPMQLVVMAPLFAILGEGMKLDWVRQHLQQWFYCGAASGIYSRSREATAGKDLLEVPQWLNGGEVPSTVKEAHLSAERLQSLVNSQGATYRAIAALLRRDGALDFVSGEPITAARYFDEKIENHHIFPQQWCKQQGIPRSRYNSIVNKTPLTAKTNKFLGGKAPSKYLAKLEEQGMSRQRIDEILRSHLIEPTTLHSNDFEAFFEARTQALVARINRAMGKSLVRKLLQENGNGNGNGFHLKRFIPNQALM, from the coding sequence ATGCCTAACTTGTCCACAGAAGAACGTTTTAGGGTGGTTAGAAGTATTCCGTTGCTGCTGCCGACCTCTAGTACGAACAAGGACATGACCTCTATTTCCACCTTCGACATCACCAAAGAACCCCTGCTCGACTTGCTACGGGACATCCAACAGGGCAAAATACAGCTCGTGGACTTTCAACGTTCTTGGTGCTGGGACGAAGAGCGCATCGAACGGGTGATTGCTAGCGTCTCCCTTGGTTTCCCAGTGGGAGCGGTAATGCTCCTTCAGCAAGGCAACCCGGATGTCAAATTCAAGCCCCGCCTTGTCGAAAGTTTGAACCTCGCTCATCCTCCCGTGCCGACAGCTTTGATTCTTGACGGACAGCAACGCCTCACCAGTCTGTTCATGTCCCTGCTATCCGACCAACCCGTGCGGATTGACCGAGGCAAACGCTACCCACCGGAGCAACGTTGGTACTACATCGACATTGCCCAAGCTCTCGACTACCCCCACACCGATCGCCGCGATGCCATCTGGGGCTTAACGGTTGATAAAAAGCTCTACCGACCTGGACAACCTGTAATTGACTGTTCGGCACCGAAAAAAGAATTTGAACTCGGTTTATTTCCCATTTCCCAGGTCTTTAATTTCCCCCAGTGGCGCTCTCAATACTGCAAATACTGGCATTACGACCCCCAAAGATTAGCCTTGATTGATGAGTTTGAAGCAACCGTTATCAAAAAATTCGAGCATTATCAGATGGGATTGTTCGTCTTGAGAGCTGAACTGCCTAAAGAAGCTGTTTGTTACATTTTCGAGGAAAACAACAAACGACAATGCGAACTGACACAATTTGACTTGTTAACCTCCTCCTTTGCTGCTACTGATTTTGATTTGCGCTCAGACTGGATAGCTATAGAGAAACGCTTTAGTTCTCATCGAGTTTTGCGCCTGTTAAAGCCAACGGATTTCTTGCAGGCGATCGCGTTGATGGGCAACTATGCGCGACGAGTGCAAGCTCAGCAGCAGGGTTGTCATCCTGAACGGCTACCGGGAGTAGCCTGTAATCGTCAGGATGTGCTGGGTTTAGAGTTGGCGCAATATCAGCACTGGATGGAACCGATCAGTGCTGCCTTTGAGGAAGTGGCTCGTTTTCTCCATACTCAAGCCATCTTCGATGCTAACGATCTTCCTTATCCCATGCAGCTTGTGGTTATGGCTCCTTTATTTGCGATTTTAGGAGAGGGAATGAAACTGGACTGGGTGCGGCAACACTTACAACAATGGTTTTACTGTGGGGCAGCATCGGGGATTTATTCGCGTTCGCGGGAAGCGACTGCCGGGAAGGATTTGCTCGAAGTCCCTCAATGGCTTAATGGTGGCGAAGTGCCATCAACAGTAAAAGAAGCACATTTATCAGCAGAACGGTTGCAGAGTTTAGTGAATTCTCAAGGGGCGACTTACAGAGCGATCGCTGCTTTACTCAGACGTGATGGGGCATTAGATTTTGTCAGTGGTGAACCCATTACGGCGGCTCGTTACTTCGACGAGAAGATTGAGAACCACCACATCTTCCCTCAACAGTGGTGCAAGCAACAAGGTATCCCTCGCTCACGTTATAACAGCATTGTCAACAAAACACCCCTAACGGCGAAGACGAATAAGTTTTTAGGGGGAAAAGCCCCATCCAAGTATCTGGCAAAGTTAGAAGAACAGGGGATGTCAAGACAGAGGATTGATGAGATTTTGCGATCGCACCTAATTGAGCCGACAACTTTGCACAGCAATGATTTTGAGGCATTTTTTGAAGCAAGAACCCAGGCGTTGGTAGCAAGAATTAATAGGGCGATGGGTAAGAGTTTAGTTAGAAAGTTGTTGCAGGAAAATGGAAATGGGAACGGGAACGGGTTCCATCTAAAGAGATTTATCCCTAATCAAGCTCTCATGTAA